The genomic region TTCATCCCGAGCGTGATCATCAACCTCGCCCCGGGCCAGATCAGCCTGCGCTACGGCCTCAAGGGGCCGAACTACTCGCCGGTGTCGGCCTGCGCCACCGCCAACCACTCCATCGGCGACGCCATGATGGTCATCGAGCGCGGCATGGCCGACGTGATGATCGCCGGCGGCGCCGAGGCCACCATCACCCCGCTCGGCATCGGCGGGTTCTGCGCCGCGCGGGCCCTCTCGGAGCGGAACGACGAGCCCACCCGGGCGAGCCGGCCCTTCGACAAGCACCGCGACGGCTTCGTGGCCGGCGAGGGCTCGGGCCTCCTGGTGCTCGAGGAGTACGAGCACGCCAGGGCGCGCGGCGCCCGCATCTACTGCGAGCTCGCGGGCTACGGCGCCACCGCCGACGCCTACCACATCACCAGCCCGGCCGAGCGCGGCGAGGGTGGCCAGCGGGCCATGCGGATGGCCCTCAAGGACGCCGGCCTCGCCCCCGAGCAGGTGGGCTACGTCAACACCCACGGCACCTCCACCCCGGCCGGCGACGTCGCCGAGTGCCAGGGGATCGTGGGCGTCTTCGGCGACCACGCCACCTCGAAGAAGCTGCTCGTCAGCTCCACCAAGTCGATGACCGGCCACCTCCTCGGCGCCGCCGGCGGCCTGGAGGCGGTGGTGAGCGTGCTCGCGCTCACCCGCGGCGTGCTGCCCCCCACCATCAACGTGGAGGAGCAGGATCCGGAGTGCCCCCTCGACGTCATCGCCAACGTCGCCCGCGAGCAGCGGGTGGACGCGGTGATCTCCAACAGCTTCGGCTTCGGCGGCACCAACGCCGTGGTCGCGTTCCGCAAGATCTAGCGGGCCGGGGACCGCGGTCCCCGGAAAGCACACGGGCCGCCCCCGCGCGAAGCGGAGGCGGCCCGCGGCGCTTCCGGCGGCTGGCTCAGCGGTCGAAGCGGAGCCCGGCCATGAGCTGGTACCGGGGCAGCGGCAGGAGCTGGTCGCGCCCCGGGCCCACCGCGTAGGCCGACGATTCGAGGACCGAGTAATCGGCCGAGAGCCGGTAGGCGATCCCCGCGCCCAGCGGACCGCTCACCGCGGCGTGCAGGTCGCACTGCGCCTTGGCGTCCGGCGCCGGGTCGAGGCTGGAGCCCGACACCGGGCGCGGCCCCGCGGCGCGCACCGCCAGGGCCAGCACCGGCCCGCCGAGGTCGTAGGAGACGCGGGCGTTGCCGAACACCTGGGCGGCCGCCGCGAGCGGCGCGTCGCCGCTGGCGCGGGAGTGGGCCACGGTGAGCGCCACGCCGTAGCGGAGCCGCTGGCGGAGGCCGCTGCCCTCCCAGTCGGCGTTGAGCCCGTAGCTGTCGACCCGCGACGCGTTGGCGTAGGTGGTCACGTTGGCCGCGCCGGCGGCGAGCGCCCCGCTGGCGATGGCGGCGGCGACGGCCGCGTCGGAGGCCGGCACGAGGACCACCATGTCGTTCCACCACGAGCGGAAGAGGCCGAACCGGAAGCGCTGCGCGCCGAGCCGCTGCTCGAGGAGCCCCTCGACGGACCGCACCGTCTCGGGCCTGAGCGACGGGGCGGCGAGCTCGGTCGTGGCGTCGGCGTAGTAGCGCTCGTAGAAGGACGGCGCGCGGAACGCCTCCGAGTAGATGGCCTTCACGGTGCCGCCGCTCCAGGCGGGCACCACCGCCGCCAGGCGGGGCGACAGGTGCGCCCCGAAGTTCTCGTAGTCGTCGAGCCGCAGGCCGGCGTTGAGGCTGAGCCAGGAGGCGGGGCGCAGGGTCTGCTGCAGGTACGCGCCGATCACGGTGTCGCTCACGTCGTACGCGGAGGTCCGGGTGGAGCTCCCGGTCCCGCGGTCCTGGTAGGCGAGCCAGGAGGTGACGTGGCGCAGCCGCCCGTCGGCGCCCACGAGCGTGACGTAGCGCCCGTCCTGCAGCCAGTCCCAGGTGCCGCTCACCTCCAGGCCGCCCCAGCGCGAGACGCCCGAGTTCTGGTAGACGCAGCTCGCCTGGCCCTCGAGGCAGTCGAGCGCCGAGCCGGAGGGAATGTTGGCGAAGTAGTCGTACAGGTCCCCGTAGAGCCGTCCGGAGAGCTGCAGGTTCGGGGAGACCGCGCGCGCCCAGCGGGCGTCGAGCGAGAGCCAGCGATCGCGCTCCCAGCTGTCCGAGTCGTCGAAGCTGCCCGAGAAGAGCTGGGTGGCGGTGCGCCGGGAGACCGCGCCCCGGAGCGTCACGTCGAGATCGCCCAGGACGAGCCGCGCCTGGCCCGCCGGCACGTCGATGGCGCGGTGGCTCGCGTCGCCGCCCCAGGGCGTGCCGTCGGCGTAGGCCTGGGGCGCGTACGACAGCGTCGGGCCCTGGTCCCGCTGGTAGTCGAGGCCGATCGTGAGCTCGCCCTCCCGGCCCCCCACCTCGAAGGTCTGGCCGTAGCCGCCGGCGACGTGGGCGGTGAGCGGCGCTCCTCCCTCGGCCACCAGGTGCATCCCCTGGTAGTCCTTGGCGCGCCTGGTGATGACGTTGATGACGCCGAGCATGGCGGAGGAGCCGTAGAGCACCGAGCCCGGGCCGAGGATGATCTCCACGTGGTCCACGAGGTCGATGGGGATGGCGGCGCTCCGGTCGAAGTAGGCGGTGCCGTCCCAGGGCTCGTTCACGGCGTGCCCGTCCACGAGGAGGAGCACGTGGTTGCCGTAGTCTCCGGAGAGGAGCACGCCGCGGGCCCCGATCTCGGGGGTGCCGTAGCTCGGCTCGGTGACCATCCCGACGGCGAGGAAGTTGATGGCCTGGTCGAGGGAGGTGAAGCCGTAGCGGCGGAGGTCCTCGGCGGTGATGACCGAGGTGGTCGCCGGCGCGAGGTCGGCGGTCTCCGCCGACTTGGAGGCGGTCGAGACCACCGACTGGTTGAGCAGCCCCTCGAGGTCGGAGACGTCCTGGGCCGGAGCGGGGGAGGGGAGGAGGAGGGCGGCCGAGAGGGCCGCCGCGATCGTCTTCATCATTGGGACACCGCCATGAGGCCGAGGACGTCGGCGCCGAAGGAGACCCGCTGCTTCGCGGCCTGCTTGAGATCGACGAGGAGCTTGGCGCGGCCGGAGACGAGGTCGAAGCCGAGCACCACCCCCCGCTTCACCATCGCCGGCGCCGCCGCGACGGTGAGCACGTTGCCGCCCTCGAGCGCCTGCCCGATGGCGCCGGCCTCGGCGGCGGTGAAGCCGGGGGTGAGGTAGACGATGGACAGCCTCCGGGCGCGGCAGGTCTCGGCGAGCTCCGCCGCGCCGGCGTACGGCGCCACCTCCACCGCGTGCGGCAGGCCGGCCACCTTGGCCTTCCCGGCCGCCGCCACCTTGAACTGGGCCGCGGCGTGGGCCGACTCGTTTCCGGCCTTGGTGAGGACGAGGGTGCGGACCTCGCCGCCGGCGCGCGCGGCCAGGTTGTGGTCGTGCCCCGCGATCATGAAGAGCAGGTCCGCTTGCAGGTTGAGCGGCACCGGCACGTCCTCGGCGCGCGCGGCGCCCGGTCCGGCCAGCGCCAGGGCGACGCAGAGCGCCCCCGCCGGCCATACGGTCGTTCGTCTCGATCGCATCGAGCCATCCCCTCCCACGGGTTCACTGCGGGCCGCGCGGGGCGGCCGGGTGGGACCGATTCAACGGTCGGGCCACCGGGGGCGGCGGGGCGGAGACCCCTGCGCGGCGGGCCAAAGAGACGACGGACGTTTACCCTGCGTGACGGGTGGCGCGAGCCCCTGGGTCGATGCGCCGACCCGGGCCCGGCGCCGGATTGGTCCCGAGCAGGATCGGAGCGCCGCGGCCGTCCCGCGACCGCGGGGCAGGGCGCGCTTGCGGCCGTCCCGCGACCGCGGGGCAGGGCGCGCTCGCGCCGCGCGTTCGTGACGCTGCGTGACGGCACGGGCGCTGCACCCGCCCGGCGGCGGGGGAAGTTTCCGCCACGGCCGGAGGGGCACCACGTGATCGCACGCACGCGCAGCTTGAAGGTCCAGATCCTGTCCGCCGCCGCGCTCACCGTGGCGGTGGCGGCGGCGGTCGGCGTCACCTCGGTGCTCACCGCCCGCTCCGGCGATCAGCTGGCCCGGGCGCTGCCGGTCGTGCGGACCACGACCGAGCTCATGGGCACGCTCGTCGCCCTCGACGACGCCGCGGCGAAGCTCACCGACTCGCGCATCTCCGACCCGGCGCAGCGGCGCGAGCTCCTGGAGCGGGCGCGGCGCGACCTCGCGCGGCTCGACGAGGCCTCCCAGCGGATGGAGCGGCTCCCGGCCGGCCCCGAGCACCGCGCCCTCTGGGAGAAGTTCAAGCCCCTGCGCGACGCCTGGCGGCAGAACGCCGAGACCCTCCTCTCGCTCCAGGAGAAGAAGGACCAGGCGGGCCCGAACGCCGACCAGGCCGCGGCGCTCCTCGCCGACGCCCAGTCGATGGAGGTCTTCGTCGCCATGGCCGAGGGCTACCGGGGCGCCCAGCGGATCCTGGCGCAGGTGGTGGACGGCGACGCCGAGGCGGCCGGCCGCGTCGGCGAGGCGGCGACCGCCGCCCTGGCGCGGGGCGCCTGGGTGACCCTGCTCGCCTGCCTCGGCGGGCTCCTCGGGCTCGTGGTGGTCTCGCTCGCCGTGCGCCGCTCGATCCAGCGCACCACCACGACCCTCGTCTCCGAGGCCGAGGCGCTCTGCGCCGCGGTGGCCGCGGGCAACCTCGACCGCCGCGCCTCGGAGGAGGGCGTCTCGGCCGAGTTCCGCGGCGTGGCCGCCGGCATGAACCGGATCGTGGACGCCCTGGTCGAGCCGCTCCGCGTGGCGGCCGGGCAGGTGGACCGGATCGCGAGGGGCGAGATCCCGGCGCCGGTCGAGGCGCCCTGGCAGGGCGAGCTGGGCCGGCTCCGCGACAACCTCAACCAGTGCGCCGCGGCCGTGGACGCGCTCCTCTCCGACGTCTCGGCGCTGGGGCGGGCCGCCATGGCGGGCGAGATCCGGCAGCGCGCCGACGTCTCGCGCCACCGGGGCGACTTCGGCCGGGTGGTGCAGGAGGTGAACGGGACCCTCGACGCCCTCGTGAACCCGCTCACCGTCGCCGCCGACTACGTGGCCCGCATCTCGCGCGGCGAGCTCCCCGAGAAGATCGACGCCGCGTACCAGGGCGAGTTCAACGCCATCAAGGACAACCTCAACCGCTGCATCGAGGCGGTGGGCGCGCTGGTGACCGACGCCCGGACGCTCTCCGCCGGCGCCGTCGAGGGGCGGCTCTCCGTCCGGGCCGACGCCTCGCGCCACCAGGGCGAGTTCCGGGCGGTGGTGCAGGGGGTGAACGACACCCTCGACGCCCTGACCGGCCCGCTCGCCGCCGCGGCCCGCTGCGTGGAGCAGATCTCGAAGGGCGCCATCCCGCCCCGGATCACCGAGCGCTACGCCGGCGACTTCAACGCCATCAAGGACAACCTCAACCAGTGCATCGACGCCGTGAACGCGCTCGTGGCCGACGCCAAGGGGCTCGCGGCCGCGGCGGTCGAGGGACGGCTCGCGACCCGCGCCGACGCCTCGCGCCACCACGGCGACTTCCGGCTCATCGTCCAGGGGGTGAACGACGCGCTCGACGCGGTGGTCGGGCCGCTCCGGACGGCCGCGGGGTACGTCGAGCGGATCTCCCGCGGCGACATCCCGCCGCGCATCGCCGAGCGCTGGGCCGGCGACTTCGACCTGCTCAAGGCCAGCCTCGACCGGAGCGCCGCCGCCATCCAGCAGCTCGTCTCCGACGCCCGCGGGCTCGCCGAGGAGGCGGTGGCGGGCCACCTCGGCCGCCGCGCCGACGCGAGCCGGCACCAGGGCGACTTCCGCCGCATCGTGGAGGGCGTGAACGCGACCCTCGACGCCGTGCTCGCCCCCATCGGCGAGGCGAACGAGGTCCTCGAGCGGCTGGCCGAGCGCGACCTGACGGCCCGCATGACCGGCCGGTACCAGGGCGACCACGCCCGGCTGCAGACGGCGGTGAACGGCACGGCGGAGGCGCTGGAGCAGGCGCTCGAGCGCGTGGCCGGATCCGTCGAGCAGCTCTCGTCCGCGGCGTCGCAGATCGCCGCCTCGAGCCAGGCGGTGGCCGGCGGCGCCTCGCAGCAGGCGGCCTCGCTGGAGCAGACCTCGGCGAGCCTCGAGTCGGTCGCCGGCATGGCCAAGGGGAGCGCCGAGAGCGCGGCCCAGGCGAGCCGGATGGTCCACGGCGCCAAGGAGGCGGCCGTGGAGGGCGCCGGCGCCATGGCGCAGATGCAGACCGCCATGTCCCGGATCCGGGTGGCGGCCGAGAGCACCTCGGCCATCATCCGCGACATCAACGAGATCGCCTTCCAGACCAACCTCCTCGCGCTCAACGCCGCGGTCGAGGCGGCCCGGGCCGGCGAGGCCGGGCGCGGGTTCGCCGTGGTCGCCGAGGAGGTGCGCTCGCTCGCCATGCGGTCGAAGGAGGCGGCGACCAAGACCGAGGCCCTCATCGGCGAGTCGGTGTCGCAGGCGGCCGAGGGGGCGGACACCTCGAAGCGGGTCTCCGGGAAGCTGGAGGAGATCGTCGCGGCCATCGGCAAG from Anaeromyxobacter paludicola harbors:
- the fabF gene encoding beta-ketoacyl-ACP synthase II, with translation MSRRRVVVTGLGLVSPVGIGVEESWKSLVEGRSGIGPITLFDASTYPTRIAGEVKGFDPGAYMDKKEARRNDRFIQFALAAADMAMKDSGLDLAKEDLERFGAIVGAGMGGLGTIEETVQTLVEKGVKRVSPFFIPSVIINLAPGQISLRYGLKGPNYSPVSACATANHSIGDAMMVIERGMADVMIAGGAEATITPLGIGGFCAARALSERNDEPTRASRPFDKHRDGFVAGEGSGLLVLEEYEHARARGARIYCELAGYGATADAYHITSPAERGEGGQRAMRMALKDAGLAPEQVGYVNTHGTSTPAGDVAECQGIVGVFGDHATSKKLLVSSTKSMTGHLLGAAGGLEAVVSVLALTRGVLPPTINVEEQDPECPLDVIANVAREQRVDAVISNSFGFGGTNAVVAFRKI
- a CDS encoding methyl-accepting chemotaxis protein, giving the protein MIARTRSLKVQILSAAALTVAVAAAVGVTSVLTARSGDQLARALPVVRTTTELMGTLVALDDAAAKLTDSRISDPAQRRELLERARRDLARLDEASQRMERLPAGPEHRALWEKFKPLRDAWRQNAETLLSLQEKKDQAGPNADQAAALLADAQSMEVFVAMAEGYRGAQRILAQVVDGDAEAAGRVGEAATAALARGAWVTLLACLGGLLGLVVVSLAVRRSIQRTTTTLVSEAEALCAAVAAGNLDRRASEEGVSAEFRGVAAGMNRIVDALVEPLRVAAGQVDRIARGEIPAPVEAPWQGELGRLRDNLNQCAAAVDALLSDVSALGRAAMAGEIRQRADVSRHRGDFGRVVQEVNGTLDALVNPLTVAADYVARISRGELPEKIDAAYQGEFNAIKDNLNRCIEAVGALVTDARTLSAGAVEGRLSVRADASRHQGEFRAVVQGVNDTLDALTGPLAAAARCVEQISKGAIPPRITERYAGDFNAIKDNLNQCIDAVNALVADAKGLAAAAVEGRLATRADASRHHGDFRLIVQGVNDALDAVVGPLRTAAGYVERISRGDIPPRIAERWAGDFDLLKASLDRSAAAIQQLVSDARGLAEEAVAGHLGRRADASRHQGDFRRIVEGVNATLDAVLAPIGEANEVLERLAERDLTARMTGRYQGDHARLQTAVNGTAEALEQALERVAGSVEQLSSAASQIAASSQAVAGGASQQAASLEQTSASLESVAGMAKGSAESAAQASRMVHGAKEAAVEGAGAMAQMQTAMSRIRVAAESTSAIIRDINEIAFQTNLLALNAAVEAARAGEAGRGFAVVAEEVRSLAMRSKEAATKTEALIGESVSQAAEGADTSKRVSGKLEEIVAAIGKVTDIAAEIAAAAREQSAGVGQLNRAVDEMDRVTQQNAASAEESSSTAAELARQAEDLSALVSGFKLAGQRQLAGRSAA
- a CDS encoding YfiR/HmsC family protein; amino-acid sequence: MRSRRTTVWPAGALCVALALAGPGAARAEDVPVPLNLQADLLFMIAGHDHNLAARAGGEVRTLVLTKAGNESAHAAAQFKVAAAGKAKVAGLPHAVEVAPYAGAAELAETCRARRLSIVYLTPGFTAAEAGAIGQALEGGNVLTVAAAPAMVKRGVVLGFDLVSGRAKLLVDLKQAAKQRVSFGADVLGLMAVSQ
- a CDS encoding TonB-dependent receptor plug domain-containing protein, producing the protein MMKTIAAALSAALLLPSPAPAQDVSDLEGLLNQSVVSTASKSAETADLAPATTSVITAEDLRRYGFTSLDQAINFLAVGMVTEPSYGTPEIGARGVLLSGDYGNHVLLLVDGHAVNEPWDGTAYFDRSAAIPIDLVDHVEIILGPGSVLYGSSAMLGVINVITRRAKDYQGMHLVAEGGAPLTAHVAGGYGQTFEVGGREGELTIGLDYQRDQGPTLSYAPQAYADGTPWGGDASHRAIDVPAGQARLVLGDLDVTLRGAVSRRTATQLFSGSFDDSDSWERDRWLSLDARWARAVSPNLQLSGRLYGDLYDYFANIPSGSALDCLEGQASCVYQNSGVSRWGGLEVSGTWDWLQDGRYVTLVGADGRLRHVTSWLAYQDRGTGSSTRTSAYDVSDTVIGAYLQQTLRPASWLSLNAGLRLDDYENFGAHLSPRLAAVVPAWSGGTVKAIYSEAFRAPSFYERYYADATTELAAPSLRPETVRSVEGLLEQRLGAQRFRFGLFRSWWNDMVVLVPASDAAVAAAIASGALAAGAANVTTYANASRVDSYGLNADWEGSGLRQRLRYGVALTVAHSRASGDAPLAAAAQVFGNARVSYDLGGPVLALAVRAAGPRPVSGSSLDPAPDAKAQCDLHAAVSGPLGAGIAYRLSADYSVLESSAYAVGPGRDQLLPLPRYQLMAGLRFDR